A section of the Rossellomorea marisflavi genome encodes:
- a CDS encoding arginase family protein, with amino-acid sequence MKELYKIKDSLVLFDEQSSLTLWDPKEGWELKLEAHMIDFLKAFAIPATKEAAYRSIATSYNVNEQFFEDIVASFLSQKLIEPVSGAGKTNKPNLQIGMFRTPIISLKECLMGEGTNIAFLGMPYDLNVTYRPGARFAPSYLRKVSGSVFQYDSDTLKGAYDPVKGKQILQNIRMTDIGDISSVVFSRNGTQFDSLEETIYRLTKKNILPTTIGGDHSITLPCVKGAARTYHKIGIIQLDAHSDFGLNQVEDWRETTHHGNFMDLLIEDERVVDIVQIGIRQLVEGYLPHAKVKQYPGKSILLLLSEMEDRLNSEIPYYLTIDVDAMDPTVLSATGTPLPGGFTYEEMNEVLKTITKSARIIGLDMVELLPGDSEVDGVLASGLLINLLSNVMERLDEHCTSYSKSLT; translated from the coding sequence ATGAAAGAGCTATATAAAATAAAGGACTCGTTAGTACTATTCGATGAACAGTCTTCCTTAACTCTTTGGGATCCAAAGGAGGGATGGGAGTTAAAGCTGGAAGCCCATATGATTGATTTCCTAAAGGCGTTTGCCATTCCTGCCACGAAGGAAGCGGCCTATCGGTCTATAGCTACGTCCTATAATGTTAACGAGCAGTTTTTTGAGGATATCGTAGCGTCTTTCCTCTCCCAAAAATTAATTGAACCTGTTTCTGGAGCAGGGAAAACAAATAAACCAAATCTGCAAATCGGGATGTTTAGGACCCCCATTATATCACTTAAAGAATGTTTAATGGGTGAAGGAACAAACATCGCTTTTTTAGGTATGCCATATGATTTGAATGTTACTTATCGACCAGGAGCTCGATTTGCACCAAGTTATCTTAGGAAGGTAAGTGGTTCCGTTTTTCAATATGATTCCGATACGTTAAAAGGGGCATATGACCCTGTCAAAGGAAAACAGATTCTGCAAAACATTAGGATGACAGATATTGGGGATATCTCTTCTGTTGTATTTTCCAGAAATGGAACTCAATTTGATTCACTAGAAGAAACAATCTATCGCTTGACTAAAAAAAACATACTCCCGACAACAATTGGGGGTGACCATTCCATTACGTTACCTTGTGTGAAGGGGGCAGCACGAACTTATCATAAAATTGGAATTATCCAGCTTGATGCCCATTCAGATTTTGGATTAAACCAAGTGGAAGATTGGAGAGAAACGACTCACCATGGAAACTTTATGGATCTTTTAATTGAAGACGAAAGAGTTGTAGATATTGTGCAAATCGGTATTCGACAACTTGTGGAGGGATACCTCCCTCATGCGAAAGTGAAGCAGTATCCTGGCAAGTCCATTCTCCTATTGCTTTCCGAAATGGAAGATCGTTTAAATAGTGAAATTCCTTATTATCTGACCATTGATGTTGATGCAATGGACCCGACTGTTTTGTCAGCTACGGGTACGCCTCTTCCTGGAGGGTTTACATATGAAGAGATGAATGAAGTTCTCAAAACAATCACAAAATCAGCCCGTATCATTGGATTAGATATGGTAGAACTCCTTCCGGGGGATTCTGAAGTTGATGGTGTGTTAGCGTCAGGTTTACTGATCAACCTACTTTCGAATGTTATGGAGAGATTAGATGAGCATTGCACCTCGTATTCCAAGTCTCTTACTTAA
- a CDS encoding diaminopimelate decarboxylase family protein, with protein sequence MVINGRNAIEPLYSQPPKSLFTLSRSIGTPAIIYDQVGMKDVVNRMQEDFSLLSNAKLNLAVKAIHTPELLRLYAEWGLGCDVASIGEYELAKKAGFSEITTTNPAYSEKDMGFFHDEDVVLDLDSQSQVKSYGSLYPGTEIGLRIRIPLPPELESNATFGNDSRFGIDILQPGLNEILEKYNLSVTRLHVHTGQMTPESLLFKADYLLAIAEVFEDVHTIDFGGGLFHFYISREKARKSLTMVNGKIKEWVRKNKRTLMTRFEPGGALLAGCGYLVSTIVANEFHSHFNSRIVTVDASAWNLAPWHKPEVMILGDNNDKRIQENKALIAGNTLYEGDFFGKQGNGQLTYFDLDDPHIGEKILFTASGAYTMTNSRRFNRLPLPKEYLLNDDDLKQVGVLQ encoded by the coding sequence ATGGTGATAAACGGTAGAAATGCGATTGAGCCTTTATATTCTCAGCCGCCTAAAAGCCTTTTTACATTATCAAGATCCATTGGCACACCAGCTATCATATATGATCAGGTTGGTATGAAGGATGTAGTCAATCGCATGCAGGAAGACTTCAGTCTATTATCTAACGCTAAATTAAATCTAGCGGTTAAGGCTATCCACACCCCAGAGTTGCTTCGCCTTTATGCAGAGTGGGGGTTGGGGTGTGATGTGGCTAGTATAGGGGAATATGAATTAGCAAAAAAGGCAGGATTTTCAGAAATTACAACTACAAATCCAGCATACAGTGAGAAAGATATGGGCTTTTTTCATGACGAAGACGTAGTGCTAGATCTTGATTCTCAATCACAAGTGAAGAGTTATGGAAGCTTGTATCCCGGAACAGAGATTGGATTGCGTATCAGGATCCCTCTCCCTCCAGAACTCGAATCGAACGCCACTTTTGGAAATGACAGTAGATTTGGAATTGACATTTTACAGCCGGGACTAAATGAAATACTCGAGAAATACAATCTTTCAGTTACACGTTTACATGTACATACAGGTCAGATGACTCCGGAGTCCCTACTATTTAAAGCAGATTACTTACTTGCAATTGCGGAAGTTTTTGAGGATGTCCATACAATCGACTTCGGTGGAGGGCTTTTCCATTTTTATATAAGTAGAGAAAAGGCAAGGAAGTCACTGACGATGGTAAATGGAAAAATAAAAGAGTGGGTGAGAAAAAACAAGCGTACCCTAATGACAAGATTCGAACCAGGGGGAGCTCTTCTTGCTGGATGCGGTTACCTAGTATCAACTATTGTAGCGAACGAATTTCATTCCCATTTCAACTCAAGAATCGTGACAGTTGATGCATCTGCATGGAACTTGGCTCCTTGGCATAAGCCCGAAGTCATGATTCTAGGAGATAACAATGATAAAAGAATTCAGGAGAATAAAGCTCTTATTGCTGGTAATACGCTCTATGAAGGTGATTTTTTTGGGAAGCAAGGGAATGGCCAGTTGACGTATTTTGATCTAGATGACCCACACATCGGTGAAAAGATATTGTTCACAGCTTCCGGAGCATATACGATGACTAATTCTCGACGCTTCAATCGCCTACCATTACCAAAGGAATACCTCTTAAATGATGATGATTTAAAACAGGTGGGGGTACTGCAATGA